Within bacterium, the genomic segment CCCCGAACATCCAGGACGGCAGCATCCTGCACGTCGACGCCGGCTTCCCGCTGCGCATCGGGGATCGCGTCACGGTGGGACACGGGGCCATCCTCCACGGCTGCACGATCGAGGACGAAGCGCTGATCGGCATGGGAGCGACCGTGCTCAATGGCGCCACGGTGGGGCGCGGCAGCCTCGTCGCCGCGGGGGCACTCGTGCGCGAGGGCATGCAGATTCCGCCCTTCAGCCTCGTGGCCGGCGTTCCGGCCGCGATCAAGCGCGGCTTGCCCGAAGCGCAGGCCCTCGCCGCGCACCGGGCCTCGGCCCTTCACTACGCCGAGGGCGCGGCGCGCTATCGCCGCGGGCTGGCACCCGTCGAGGAGGACGCCGATGGCCGCTAGCGGGCGCCGCTTCCTCGCCCTCCTCGTCGCGCTCTCCGCGCTGGCCGGCGGCTTCGCGCTCCTGAGCCTGACGCCCGGCGCCGCCTGCGCGCGCGGCCTCAGCGCCGCCGAGGAGGCGGCCGCCGAGCGCGAGCACGCCGAGATCCTCGCCGCCTTCGAGCGCGGCGAGGCCGAGAGAGCGCGCGCGCGGGGAGCGGCCCTGCTCGAGCGCAGTCCGGACTGGCGGGGCGCGCCCGCCCTCGCCCGCCGTCTGGCGGAGAGCGATCTCGAGGAAGCGCGCTGGGCCCTCGCGCTCGAGCAGCTCAGCCGGCTGCTGGAGCGCTATCCGGCGAGTCCCGAGCGCTGGCCGGCCATCGTCCTGAAGGCGCGCGCCCTCGCGGCCTCCGGCCGCAGTCTCGACGCCGCGGTGGGGCTCGATCGTGCTCTCGAAACCTGGCAGGACGAGGCCTGGCGGCCGCGGGCCGAGGCCCTGCTCGCCGATCTGCTCGATCACGAGCTGGGCGCTGCCGACCTGCAGCGCTTCCTCGACCGGCGTCCCACCTCGCGCCGGCTGGGCCAGGCTCAGAAGGCGCTCGCCCGGGCGCAGGCGGCGCCGCGCCCCGGCGCCACCCCGGCGGCGACTCCGGCTGGCAGCGGACCGGCAGCGCCCGCTGCGGCGGCCGCGGCAGCGCCGGCGCCTGCCCCGCCGGCGTCTGTGCGCGGCGGCCGCGTCGGTCTGCTCGCGCCGCTCACGGGCCGCTACCAGATCTACGGCGAGGCCCTGCGCGACGGCGCTCGCCTGGCGCTGGGGCGCTTCAACAGTCAACGCGGCGCCGACTTCGCGCTCGTGGAGGCCGATACCGAGGGCGAGCCCGTCAAGGCGGCGCTCGCCGCGCGCCGGCTCATTCAGGTCGAGCAGGTGAGCGCTCTGCTGGGGGAGGTGCTCTCCAATCCGACCGTGGCGGCCGCCGTCGAGGCGAACGCGCGCGGGGTCCCCTTGCTCTCGCCGGCTGCCACCGCCGAGGACATCCATGCGGTGGGCGAGTGGGTCTTCCAGAATCGCATCAGCGGCGAGGCGCAGGCTCTGGCGCTGGGCCGCGTCGCTGTGCGCGAACTGCTGGGTGCTCGCTTCGCGGTGCTCTACCCGAAGCAGGGCGACGGCGAGACGCTGGCGCGACTCTTCGCGTCCACGGTCGAGGGCCTGGGCGGCGAGCTGGTCGCCTCGGTCGCCTACGACGTGGGGGCGACCGACTTCGGCGAAGTCCTCGAGGAACTGCGCGTCGCGCAGCCCGAGCTGCTCTTCCTGCCGGGCGAGGTCGAGCAGCTCATCCTCCTCGTGCCGCAGCTCGCCTTCTACGGCATCGACGCCCAGCTCCTGGGCAACGAAGCCTGGAATTCGCGGCGGCTCGCCCGCCAGGGCGGGGCTGGCATCGAGGGGGCCGTCTTCCCCAGCGACCTGCTACTCCTGCGCGATCGCGAGCTGCTGCGCGACTTCGAGCGCCTGCACGCCGAGCGCTTCGAGAGCGGCGTGCGCCCGATCGCAGCCCGCGGCTTCCTCGGCCTCACGCTCCTGCTCGAGTCGCTGCTGGAGGGCGGCGGGCAGCCCGCGGCCACGCGGGCGCTGCTGGCCGAGCGCACGGCGGCGGCCGCGGACGAGGCGACCCGCCGCGCGGCCCTGGCCGCGCAGGTCACCCTGATGACCGTGCACGGGGGCGAGATCCAACCCTTCCAGGCGGGACCGCCCTGGCGCCCGGCCGTCTCCGGCGGGGGCTTCATTGACGGCCCCTAGGGCCCGTGCTAGCCTGAGCCTTCTGCGAAAGCGAGTCCCCGTGCCCCAGTCCGCATGCGACCTCGAGCGGTCACTGCAGGCCATTCCGCCCGTCGACGCCCTCCTCGCCACGCCCGCCTTCGCGGCGCTGGCACGGCGCTGGCGGCGGGACGGCCTGCGGCGCTTCCTCAACCTGCGCCTGGCCGAATACCGCGCCGCCCTGCGCGCGGGCCACCGCCCGCCGCTCGCGCGCGCCGCCTTCCTTCGCCAGCAGGCGCCGCGCTGGGCGGCCGACTGGCGGGAACTCTGCGAGCAGAGCACCCGGCGCGTGATCAATGGCAGCGGTGTGCTTCTGCACACGAACCTCGGCCGCGCGACGCTCTCCGAGCGCGCCCAGCGCGAGCTCGCCCTCGCCGCGCGCTGGCCCGTCGATCTGGAGCTGGACCTGGCGACCGGCGAGCGCGCCGCGCGCACGCGCAAGGTCGAGCTGCTGCTCGCGCTGCTCACCGGCGCGGAAGCGGCCTTCGCCGTCAACAACAACGCGGCTGCGCTCACGCTCGCCGTCGATACCCTCGCGCGCGGGCGGCGCCTCATCGTCTCGCGCGGCGAGCAGGTGGAGATCGGCGGCTCCTTCCGCCTGCCGGAGATCCTCGAGCGCTTCGCCGGCCGCATGGTCGAGGTCGGCACCACCAACCGCACGCGGCGCAGCGACTACGCGAAGGCGATCGCCAAGCGCGGCGACGTGCTGCTCAAGGTGCACCGCAGCAACTTCAGCCAGATCGGCTACGTCGCCGAGGTGACGCTGGCCGAGCTGGTCGCTCTCGGCGCCGAGCAGGGCTGCCCGGTGATCTACGATCTCGGCAGCGGCCGCTTCGACCCGGGCGCCGAGTGGCTGGGTGAGCCGCCGCTGTCCGAGGCGCTCGCCGCCGGTCCCGACCTGATCAGCTTCAGCGGCGACAAGGTCTTCGGCGGACCGCAGGCGGGCATTCTGCTCGGCCGCACCGAGACGGTGGCCCGGCTCCGCGCCAATCCCCTTGCCCGCGCCCTGCGCCTGGACAAGCTGAACATCGCCGCTCTCCAGGCGACGCTCAGCGACCGCCTCGCCCTCGCGGCGCCCCTGCCGACGACCGCCATGCTCGATCGCGAGCGCGGCGCGATCGAGGCGCTCGCCCGCGAACTCGCGCGGCAGCTCACCGCGCCGCCGATCGCAGGCCTGGCCATCGAGGTGCAGACGAGCGCTGCGCGCAGCGGCGGCGGCGCCGCGGCGGAGAGCGACTGGCCCAGCGCCGGCCTCGCGCTGCGCGTGGCCGGCTGCTCGGCCCAGCGTCTCGCCCAGCGCCTGCGGGCGGCGCGGCCTGCGCTGCTCGGCACGGTGCGGCGCGAGGAGTTTTTCCTCGACTTGGCGGCGGTTTCCCGGGAAGAATTGCCGGAAGCGGCGCGCGTCCTGCGCCGCATCCTGGCCCAGGCGGTGAAGGAGGGGACCCGGCCGTGAGTCGGAGCGCTTTCCATGGCGGCAAGGAGCCGCCGCGCGGCGAGAGCGCCCTGGTCTGGCCGCCCGCAGGCGGCGAACCGGGAGCGGCCCTGGCCGAGCTGGCCGCGGCCGTCGACGCCCTCGGCGAGGCGGGCGCCCTGCTCCTGATCGAAGCGGCCGCGGACGGCGGCGCCGCTGCGCTGGATCTCTGCGCCCGCCTCGCGGCGCACTGGCAGGGCGCGGGCCGCAGCGTCCTGGTCGTGGACGCGCATCCCCTCGCGCCTTTCTTCGACGCCCCGGCCGGCGGCAGTCCCGAGGGTTTCACCGAGATCCTCCACTACGGGCTCAGTCCCGCGGCCGCGGCGAGCGAGCGGCCCGGCTGCGCAGGGCTCTGGATCGCCGGCGGCGGGCGCTGGGTCCTGCCCCTCGAGTCGCCCGAAGAGCCGGGCCGGACCCTGGCCCGCCTGCTGGGCGAGGCCGAGCGCGTCCTGCTGCTCGCCGATGCGGGCAATGCGGAGGGCCTGCTGCCGGCCCTGCGCGCGAACGTGCACACCCGGCTGTGCCTGAGCGCCGCGCCGGCAAAGGGCAGCGCGCCGGCGGCGACCGCGGCGCCGCGGCCCGCCACGGTGACGCCGCCCGCCACGGTGACGCCGCCCCGGAGCGAGCGGCCGCTCCGCGGCGCCCCTCCCCGCATGGGCGCGCCGCAGGGGCCGGCGCGGGACGGCGACCGGCCGGCAGCGAGGCGCCGCTGGCGCTGGCCGCTGCTCCTCGTGCCGGCGGGCGCTGTGCTGCTCGTCCTCGGCGTGTCTCTGATCCGCGGTCCCTGGCGCGGCGAAGGGCCCGGGCGCAGCCTCGAACGCGGCGGCGGCGACGCCTTCTCGCCGCTGCCGGGGCCGGCCGAGCTGCCCTACCGGGCGCCGCATGCGCCCGCGGATTCCCTGGCCGCGGCGCCGCCTGCCGCGCGCGAAACGAGCGAATCCGCGCCGGCGACCGCCCCCGCGCGGCGTTTCGAGCCGGCCGCCGGCTGGTCGCGGCTGCTCGCCGGGACGGGCCCCTTCTACGTCCACCTCGAATCCTATCGCGACAGCTTCCTGGCCGCGGAGGCCGCCGGCGCCCCGGCCGCGCGGCGGGTAGGGGCGCGCCTCGCGCCTGCCACCGTCGAGGGCGTGCGCTGGTATCGGCTCTGGCTCGGCCCCTTCACGGACATCGCGGGTGCGGCCGCCTGCCGCGACTCCCTCCTCGACCGCGCGGGCGAGGACTACTGCCGGATCGTGACACCGACGCCCTGACGCGGGCAGGAGCGAGGAGCAAGCGTGCGCCTATCGAGATTGGAGATGCTCGGCTTCAAGTCCTTCATGGGCAAGACCGCCCTGGATTTCGAGCCGGGCATCACGGCCGTGCTCGGACCCAACGGCTGCGGCAAGTCGAACATCGTCGACGCGATTCGCTGGGTGCTGGGCGAGCAGAGCGCGAAGCTCCTGCGCGGCACGAAGATGGAGAACGTCATCTTCGACGGCACGAAGCGCCGGGCGCCGATGGGCCTCGCCGAGGTGACCCTCACCTTCACGGGCGCCAACGAGACGCTGCCCGTCGAGTGGGACGAGATCAGCATCACGCGCCGCGTCACGCGCGCGGGCGGCAGCGAGTACTTCCTCAACCGCCAGCCCTATCGTCTGCACGAGATCCGCGACCTGCTCGCGGGTACCGGCCTGGGCAACCACGTCTACTCGATCATCGAGCTGGGCATGGTCAAGGACATCCTCGCCGAGACGGGCGACAAGCGCCGCCTGCTCTTCGAGGAAGCCAGCGGCATCATGCGCTACAAGCTGCGCCGCAAGGAGAGCCTGGCCAAGCTGACCGCCACCGAAGGCGACCTGACGCGGCTCACCGACATCCTCGACGAGCTGGGCAAGAGCGTGCGCTCGCTGAAGGTGCAGGTGGGGCGCGCGCGCAGCTATCAGCGCGTGAAGGAGGAGCTGACCGCCGCCGAGCGCCAGCTCGCCGCCGAGCAGCTGCACGCCTACTGGCAGCGGCAGCGCGCGCTCTTCCGCGAACGCGAGTGCGCGAGCGATGCCGGCCGCGAGAGCGAGGCGCGGCTCGCCGGCCTCGAGGCCGGGCTCGCGGCCGA encodes:
- a CDS encoding gamma carbonic anhydrase family protein; the protein is PNIQDGSILHVDAGFPLRIGDRVTVGHGAILHGCTIEDEALIGMGATVLNGATVGRGSLVAAGALVREGMQIPPFSLVAGVPAAIKRGLPEAQALAAHRASALHYAEGAARYRRGLAPVEEDADGR
- the selA gene encoding L-seryl-tRNA(Sec) selenium transferase; the encoded protein is MTAPRARASLSLLRKRVPVPQSACDLERSLQAIPPVDALLATPAFAALARRWRRDGLRRFLNLRLAEYRAALRAGHRPPLARAAFLRQQAPRWAADWRELCEQSTRRVINGSGVLLHTNLGRATLSERAQRELALAARWPVDLELDLATGERAARTRKVELLLALLTGAEAAFAVNNNAAALTLAVDTLARGRRLIVSRGEQVEIGGSFRLPEILERFAGRMVEVGTTNRTRRSDYAKAIAKRGDVLLKVHRSNFSQIGYVAEVTLAELVALGAEQGCPVIYDLGSGRFDPGAEWLGEPPLSEALAAGPDLISFSGDKVFGGPQAGILLGRTETVARLRANPLARALRLDKLNIAALQATLSDRLALAAPLPTTAMLDRERGAIEALARELARQLTAPPIAGLAIEVQTSAARSGGGAAAESDWPSAGLALRVAGCSAQRLAQRLRAARPALLGTVRREEFFLDLAAVSREELPEAARVLRRILAQAVKEGTRP